From Rhizobium sp. NZLR1, a single genomic window includes:
- a CDS encoding cytidine deaminase, whose amino-acid sequence MSHDLFEAARGAMAFAHAPYSKFPVGAAIRAEDGKVYTGANIENLSFPQGWCAEPTAISAMIMGGAKKIVEMAVIAEKLPLCPPCGGCRQKISEFASKETKIYLCDDAGVQKTMTMEELLPFSFETELG is encoded by the coding sequence ATGTCCCACGACCTGTTCGAAGCCGCCCGCGGCGCGATGGCTTTTGCCCATGCGCCCTATTCGAAATTCCCGGTCGGTGCGGCGATCCGCGCCGAGGACGGCAAGGTCTATACCGGCGCCAACATCGAAAACCTGTCCTTTCCGCAAGGGTGGTGTGCCGAGCCGACGGCGATCAGCGCCATGATCATGGGCGGCGCCAAGAAGATCGTCGAAATGGCGGTCATTGCCGAGAAGCTGCCGCTCTGCCCGCCCTGCGGCGGTTGCCGCCAGAAGATCTCCGAATTCGCCTCCAAGGAGACGAAGATCTATCTCTGTGATGACGCAGGCGTGCAGAAGACGATGACGATGGAAGAGCTTCTTCCCTTCAGCTTCGAGACCGAACTCGGATGA
- a CDS encoding purine-nucleoside phosphorylase has protein sequence MKATVNLLAALLGGIKPRHGIVLGSGLGSLVGQLDGAVRVPYRDLPGFPVSAVSGHAGEVVAGRLGGVPIVMLSGRVHYYEKGDASAMRLPIEVLKALGVEALILTNSAGSLRDDLPPGSVMQITDHINYSGMNPLIGEESDHRFVGMTNAYDAGLAGAMQRAAAKLEIELARGVYMWFSGPSFETPAEIRMARILGADAVGMSTVPEVIIARMLGLRVAAASVITNYGAGMTGNELSHEETKDMAPIGGARLAAILKDMIAAGGSKDE, from the coding sequence ATGAAGGCGACAGTCAACCTGCTTGCCGCTTTGCTCGGCGGCATCAAGCCGCGCCACGGCATCGTGCTCGGCTCCGGTCTCGGCTCCCTGGTCGGCCAGCTGGACGGCGCCGTGCGTGTTCCCTATCGCGACCTGCCGGGCTTTCCCGTCAGTGCCGTCTCCGGTCACGCGGGCGAAGTCGTCGCCGGCCGCCTTGGAGGCGTGCCTATCGTCATGCTCTCCGGCCGTGTGCATTATTACGAAAAGGGCGATGCCAGCGCCATGCGCCTGCCGATCGAGGTGCTGAAGGCGCTCGGCGTCGAAGCGCTGATCCTGACCAATTCTGCCGGATCGCTACGCGACGACCTGCCGCCCGGTTCGGTGATGCAAATCACCGATCACATCAACTATTCCGGCATGAACCCGCTGATCGGCGAGGAAAGCGACCATCGTTTCGTCGGTATGACCAATGCCTATGATGCGGGCCTTGCTGGGGCGATGCAAAGGGCAGCGGCCAAACTCGAAATCGAGCTGGCGCGCGGTGTCTATATGTGGTTTTCGGGCCCGAGCTTCGAAACGCCCGCCGAAATCCGCATGGCCCGCATCCTCGGTGCCGATGCCGTCGGCATGTCGACGGTGCCCGAGGTCATCATTGCAAGAATGCTGGGCCTGAGGGTTGCCGCCGCCTCGGTTATCACCAACTATGGGGCTGGCATGACCGGCAATGAGCTCAGCCATGAAGAAACCAAGGACATGGCGCCCATCGGCGGCGCCCGTCTCGCCGCCATATTGAAAGACATGATTGCGGCCGGAGGAAGTAAAGATGAATAG
- the deoC gene encoding deoxyribose-phosphate aldolase — translation MNSHSIRETAAVALSLLDLTNLKDDCTEAQIDVLCARAQTPYGNSAAICIWPRFVAQARNILGIGHAVRIATVVNFPSGDMEVADVAAETREAIADGADEIDLVIPYRKLLSGNEKAVTDMVRAVRAECAGLVLLKVIIESGELKDAALIRRASELAIDAGADFIKTSTGKVAVNATLEAADIMIRAIRESGRKVGFKPAGGIGSVADAALYLSLAETIMAPDWAMPSTFRFGASSLLDDILAVLSGTQSAPAAASSY, via the coding sequence ATGAATAGCCATTCCATCCGGGAAACGGCGGCTGTCGCCCTTTCCCTTCTCGATCTCACCAATTTGAAGGACGATTGCACCGAGGCGCAGATCGATGTGCTCTGCGCCCGCGCGCAGACGCCCTACGGCAACAGCGCTGCAATCTGCATCTGGCCGCGCTTCGTCGCTCAGGCCCGCAATATCCTCGGCATCGGCCATGCCGTGCGCATCGCTACCGTCGTCAACTTCCCCTCCGGCGATATGGAAGTGGCCGACGTCGCCGCCGAGACACGCGAGGCGATTGCCGACGGCGCCGACGAGATCGATCTGGTCATCCCCTATCGCAAGCTGCTTTCCGGCAATGAGAAGGCGGTGACCGACATGGTCAGGGCCGTGCGCGCCGAATGCGCCGGCCTTGTCCTTCTGAAGGTCATCATCGAGAGCGGCGAGTTGAAGGATGCGGCATTGATCCGCCGCGCCTCTGAACTCGCCATCGACGCCGGCGCCGATTTCATCAAGACATCTACCGGCAAGGTCGCCGTCAATGCGACACTCGAGGCCGCCGACATCATGATCCGCGCCATTCGCGAAAGCGGCCGCAAGGTCGGGTTCAAGCCAGCCGGCGGCATCGGTTCGGTGGCTGATGCCGCGCTCTATCTGAGTCTTGCCGAAACCATCATGGCGCCCGACTGGGCGATGCCGTCGACCTTCCGTTTCGGCGCTTCCAGTCTGCTTGACGATATCCTGGCGGTTCTGAGCGGAACACAGTCTGCACCGGCTGCGGCGTCGAGCTATTGA
- the deoA gene encoding thymidine phosphorylase has product MIPQEIIRRKRDGDELDPDDIRSFIAALAAGQLSEGQIGAFAMSVWFKGMSRAETVALTLAMADSGDRLQWADIDRPIADKHSTGGVGDNVSLMLAPIAAACGLAVPMISGRGLGHTGGTLDKLESIPGYMITPDANLFHKVVKEAGCAIIGQTGALAPADGRLYAVRDVTATVDSIPLITASILSKKLAAGLQTLVLDVKVGNGAFMADRAQAEILAQSLVEVANGAGVKTSALITDMNQPLADAAGNAVEMRNCLDFLAGRKADTRLETVILAFAAEMLVKSGIAPSPDEGEGMARKALSSGQAAEVFARMVSMLGGPADLIENPGKYLARAPAEKPVLAPRSGWLAACNARGIGISVIDLGGGRRHPADRIDHRVGFSELLPLGTRVSAGEPIALVHAADEAAAERAAAALAAHYRITKEKPELPPVISTRI; this is encoded by the coding sequence ATGATCCCGCAGGAGATCATCCGGCGTAAGCGCGATGGCGACGAGCTCGACCCCGACGATATCCGGTCCTTCATCGCAGCACTCGCTGCCGGTCAGCTGTCGGAAGGCCAGATCGGCGCCTTCGCCATGTCCGTCTGGTTCAAGGGCATGTCGCGGGCCGAGACCGTCGCCCTGACGCTGGCGATGGCCGACTCCGGCGACAGGCTGCAATGGGCCGATATCGACCGCCCGATCGCCGACAAACATTCGACCGGTGGCGTCGGCGACAATGTTTCGCTGATGCTGGCGCCGATCGCTGCGGCCTGCGGTCTCGCCGTTCCGATGATTTCAGGGCGCGGCCTTGGCCATACCGGTGGCACGCTGGACAAGCTCGAATCCATTCCCGGCTATATGATTACCCCGGATGCGAACCTGTTCCACAAGGTCGTGAAGGAGGCCGGATGCGCCATCATCGGCCAGACTGGGGCCCTTGCGCCTGCCGACGGCCGGCTCTATGCCGTGCGCGATGTGACTGCAACCGTCGATTCCATTCCCCTCATCACCGCCTCCATCCTGTCGAAGAAGCTTGCGGCCGGGCTTCAGACGCTGGTGCTGGACGTCAAGGTCGGCAACGGCGCCTTCATGGCCGACCGTGCCCAGGCGGAGATCCTGGCGCAGTCGCTGGTCGAGGTCGCCAATGGCGCAGGCGTGAAGACCTCGGCGCTGATCACCGACATGAACCAGCCGCTCGCCGATGCAGCCGGCAATGCGGTCGAGATGCGCAACTGCCTGGATTTCCTGGCGGGTAGGAAGGCGGACACGCGGCTCGAAACCGTCATTCTTGCCTTCGCCGCCGAGATGCTGGTGAAATCGGGCATTGCACCTTCCCCTGATGAAGGCGAGGGGATGGCGCGCAAGGCGCTGTCATCGGGACAGGCGGCCGAGGTTTTCGCCCGCATGGTCTCCATGCTCGGCGGTCCGGCCGATCTTATCGAAAACCCCGGCAAATATCTGGCCAGGGCGCCTGCGGAAAAACCTGTTCTCGCCCCTCGGTCCGGCTGGCTTGCCGCCTGCAACGCGCGCGGTATCGGCATCAGCGTCATCGATCTCGGCGGCGGAAGACGCCATCCGGCCGACCGGATCGATCATCGCGTCGGCTTCTCCGAGCTTCTGCCGCTTGGCACCCGTGTCAGCGCCGGCGAACCGATCGCGCTGGTTCACGCCGCCGACGAAGCGGCGGCGGAACGGGCAGCGGCGGCACTCGCCGCGCATTACCGCATCACCAAGGAAAAGCCGGAGCTGCCGCCGGTGATCTCGACCCGGATCTGA
- a CDS encoding TIGR02281 family clan AA aspartic protease: MKRGLYRKDFCFMLVRTVLFASIAAVLATQVPSFFGDTGQRSADALSANYLSTESDKPAAPAPVSGSNAIRLQADAQGHYTGGFKINGKSVQGLIDTGATYVALNETLARRLGFTANQLDFRYGVNTANGQTKAAHVMLDRVEIGGIRVRDVEAFVLKDEALTTTLVGMSFLQKLASYSVADGSLSLKQ; encoded by the coding sequence ATGAAGCGGGGTTTATACAGGAAGGATTTCTGTTTCATGCTCGTGCGTACCGTCCTATTCGCCAGCATCGCCGCGGTGCTCGCAACACAGGTGCCTTCCTTCTTCGGAGACACCGGCCAGCGGTCTGCTGACGCGCTTTCCGCCAATTACCTATCGACCGAAAGCGACAAGCCCGCGGCACCCGCACCGGTCTCAGGCAGCAATGCGATCCGTCTGCAAGCGGATGCCCAGGGCCATTATACCGGCGGCTTCAAGATCAACGGCAAGTCGGTGCAAGGCCTGATCGATACTGGCGCCACCTATGTCGCGCTCAACGAGACGCTCGCCCGCCGACTGGGCTTCACCGCAAACCAGCTCGATTTCCGCTACGGGGTGAACACCGCAAACGGCCAGACGAAGGCGGCGCATGTGATGCTCGACCGGGTGGAAATCGGCGGCATCCGCGTGCGGGACGTCGAAGCCTTCGTCCTCAAGGACGAAGCGCTGACGACGACGCTAGTCGGCATGAGCTTCCTACAGAAGCTCGCCTCCTATTCCGTCGCCGACGGTTCGCTCAGCCTGAAGCAATAA
- the upp gene encoding uracil phosphoribosyltransferase gives MDGVTVIDHPLVQHKLTIMRRKETSTGSFRRLLREISTLLCYEVTRDLELTMETIETPLQTMESPILEGKKLVFASILRAGNGLLEGMLDLVPSARVSHIGVYRDHETLQPVEYYFKAPEDVAERLIIVVDPMLATGNSSIAAIDKLKERGAHNIRFLCLLAAPEGIRNFRAAHPDVPVFTASIDSHLNEKGYIMPGLGDAGDRMYGTK, from the coding sequence ATGGACGGCGTCACGGTCATCGATCACCCGCTGGTGCAGCACAAACTCACCATCATGCGGCGCAAGGAGACATCGACGGGAAGTTTCCGGCGGTTGCTGCGCGAAATCTCGACGCTGCTCTGTTACGAGGTGACCCGCGATCTCGAACTGACAATGGAAACGATCGAGACGCCGCTGCAGACGATGGAATCGCCAATCCTCGAAGGCAAGAAGCTGGTCTTCGCCTCGATCCTGCGCGCCGGCAACGGCCTGCTCGAAGGCATGCTCGATCTCGTGCCTTCCGCCCGCGTCTCGCATATCGGCGTTTACCGCGACCACGAAACGCTGCAGCCGGTCGAATATTACTTCAAGGCTCCGGAAGACGTGGCCGAGCGGCTGATCATCGTCGTCGACCCGATGCTTGCAACCGGCAATTCGTCGATCGCCGCGATCGACAAGCTCAAGGAACGCGGCGCCCACAATATCCGCTTCCTCTGCCTGCTTGCCGCTCCCGAAGGCATCCGCAACTTTCGCGCCGCGCATCCCGATGTTCCCGTGTTCACTGCGTCGATCGACAGTCATCTCAACGAAAAGGGCTATATCATGCCCGGCCTCGGCGATGCCGGCGACCGCATGTACGGCACCAAGTAG
- a CDS encoding adenosine deaminase produces the protein MTSHLKKVELHCHLEGAAPPELTEAQAHKYGVDISGELRGGAYVWHDFASFLECYDKVSEVYRTEEDYALLTETYLDQLAGINTIYSELIVSPDHGKRIGLGADAYISGICEGIRRAREKSGIEARLIVTGERHFGPESVIGAAEYAAKAGNPLITGFNLAGEERMGRVADYARAFDIARDAGLGLTIHAGEVCGAFSVADALDAVRPSRIGHGVRAIEDLDLVKRLADLGTVLEICPGSNIALKVFPDFASHPLRRLKDAGVRVTISSDDPPFFHTSLEREYELAAEAFGLSDDEIDAMTRTAIEAAFVDDETRKALLARL, from the coding sequence GTGACGTCGCATTTGAAGAAGGTCGAACTGCACTGTCATCTGGAGGGTGCGGCACCTCCTGAATTGACCGAGGCGCAGGCGCACAAATACGGTGTCGATATCAGCGGCGAGCTTCGCGGCGGCGCCTATGTCTGGCATGATTTCGCAAGCTTCCTCGAATGTTACGACAAGGTTTCCGAGGTCTACAGGACCGAGGAGGACTATGCGCTTCTGACCGAAACCTATCTCGACCAACTCGCCGGCATCAATACGATCTACAGCGAACTGATCGTTTCGCCCGACCACGGCAAACGCATCGGGTTGGGTGCCGACGCCTATATATCAGGCATCTGCGAAGGCATCCGGCGGGCCAGGGAAAAGAGCGGTATCGAGGCCCGGCTGATCGTCACTGGCGAGCGGCATTTCGGTCCGGAGAGCGTGATCGGCGCCGCCGAATACGCGGCAAAGGCCGGCAATCCTCTGATTACCGGCTTCAACCTTGCCGGCGAGGAGCGGATGGGGCGCGTCGCCGACTATGCCAGGGCCTTCGATATCGCCCGCGATGCCGGCCTGGGGCTCACCATTCATGCCGGCGAGGTCTGCGGCGCCTTCAGTGTCGCCGACGCGCTCGATGCCGTGCGCCCCTCGCGCATCGGCCATGGCGTGCGCGCCATCGAGGATCTCGATCTGGTGAAGCGGCTTGCCGATCTCGGCACCGTGCTGGAGATCTGCCCGGGCTCCAATATCGCGCTTAAGGTCTTTCCCGATTTCGCTTCGCATCCGCTGCGCCGGCTGAAGGACGCCGGCGTGCGCGTGACGATAAGCTCGGACGATCCGCCGTTCTTTCATACCTCACTGGAGCGGGAATACGAACTTGCCGCCGAGGCTTTCGGCCTCAGCGACGACGAGATCGATGCGATGACACGAACGGCAATCGAAGCTGCCTTCGTCGACGATGAGACACGCAAGGCCCTGCTCGCCCGACTTTGA
- a CDS encoding phosphopentomutase, translated as MARAFLFVLDSFGVGGAPDAAAYGDEGADTLGHIAEFCAAGAADRAGLRSGPLSLPNLSELGLMQIARSASGRFPAGMPVPEKVYGIYGAATEISRGKDTPSGHWEIAGTPVSFDWGYFPMEGEAFPAEFIEALCREADVPGILGNCHASGTEIIARLGEEHIHTGKPICYTSSDSVFQVAAHEVQFGLDRLLTFCRLARGMLDRYNIGRVIARPFIGQSPSTFQRTGNRRDFSVLPPEPTLLDRLIEHGRHVHAVGKIGDIFAHQGISRVIKANGNDALMDASLSTIDEAEDGDLVFTNFVDFDMIYGHRRDVPGYAAALEAFDARLAEVHKKLKPGDLVVLTADHGCDPTWRGTDHTRERVPVIAYGPGIRSRSIGVRRSYADIGESLARHLGIPAGPHGRSFL; from the coding sequence ATGGCGCGTGCCTTTCTTTTCGTTCTGGATTCTTTCGGCGTCGGCGGAGCGCCGGATGCGGCGGCCTATGGCGACGAGGGCGCCGATACGCTCGGCCATATCGCCGAGTTCTGCGCAGCCGGAGCCGCAGATCGTGCCGGATTGCGCAGCGGGCCGCTTTCCCTGCCCAACCTGTCGGAACTCGGGCTGATGCAGATCGCCCGATCGGCCTCCGGCCGGTTCCCGGCCGGCATGCCCGTTCCCGAGAAGGTCTACGGAATTTATGGCGCCGCCACCGAAATCTCCCGCGGCAAGGACACGCCATCAGGCCATTGGGAGATCGCAGGAACACCTGTCAGTTTCGATTGGGGTTACTTCCCGATGGAGGGCGAGGCCTTTCCTGCCGAATTCATCGAGGCATTGTGCAGGGAGGCCGATGTGCCCGGCATTCTCGGCAACTGCCATGCCTCTGGAACGGAGATCATCGCCCGGCTCGGCGAGGAGCATATCCACACCGGCAAGCCGATCTGCTACACCTCCTCGGATTCGGTCTTCCAGGTCGCTGCGCACGAGGTGCAGTTCGGTCTCGATCGCTTGCTCACTTTCTGCCGTCTAGCCCGCGGGATGCTCGATCGCTACAATATCGGTCGCGTCATCGCCCGGCCCTTCATCGGTCAGTCCCCCTCGACCTTCCAGCGCACCGGAAACCGGCGCGACTTCTCCGTGCTACCGCCGGAGCCGACGCTGCTCGACCGGCTTATCGAACACGGCCGGCACGTGCATGCTGTCGGAAAGATCGGCGACATCTTCGCGCATCAGGGCATTTCCAGGGTCATTAAGGCAAATGGCAACGATGCGCTGATGGATGCATCGCTCTCAACCATCGACGAGGCCGAGGACGGCGATCTCGTCTTCACCAATTTCGTCGATTTCGACATGATTTACGGCCATCGCCGCGATGTGCCGGGTTATGCCGCGGCACTCGAAGCCTTCGATGCCCGATTGGCCGAAGTCCACAAGAAGCTGAAGCCAGGCGATCTCGTCGTGCTCACCGCCGACCACGGCTGCGACCCGACCTGGCGCGGCACGGACCATACGCGCGAGCGCGTGCCCGTCATCGCCTATGGCCCAGGCATCCGGTCGCGTTCGATCGGCGTGCGCCGCAGCTATGCCGATATCGGCGAGAGCTTAGCGCGCCATCTCGGCATTCCGGCGGGACCGCATGGAAGGAGTTTTCTGTGA
- a CDS encoding TadE/TadG family type IV pilus assembly protein has product MALRNPFSRLVLTARRLARDRKGAGAIEFAILFPVLVMLYIGAFEITIGLSVSKRVTRAAGTVADLVTQQQSITKSTLAQMPSVATAIFVPYNNTSLTLKITGITIDASANAKVLWSWAQDGTSPYAKNTAVSNVPSDMKTANSFLVRTELSIPYTMFLFAPNFLPDGMRTITISRSYFYRQRQGDSIACSDC; this is encoded by the coding sequence ATGGCGTTACGCAACCCGTTCAGCAGACTGGTATTGACGGCGCGGCGGCTGGCCCGAGACCGCAAGGGCGCCGGAGCGATCGAATTCGCGATCCTCTTTCCCGTGCTCGTCATGCTCTATATCGGCGCTTTCGAGATCACGATCGGCCTCAGCGTCAGCAAGCGGGTGACACGCGCTGCAGGGACGGTGGCCGACCTCGTCACCCAGCAGCAATCCATCACGAAGAGCACGCTTGCACAGATGCCGTCGGTCGCAACCGCGATCTTCGTGCCTTACAACAACACGTCGCTGACGCTGAAGATCACCGGAATTACGATCGACGCCAGCGCCAATGCGAAAGTGCTGTGGTCGTGGGCGCAGGACGGGACCTCGCCCTATGCCAAGAATACGGCCGTGAGCAATGTGCCGTCCGACATGAAGACCGCCAACAGCTTCCTTGTTCGCACCGAGCTCAGCATCCCCTATACGATGTTCCTGTTTGCGCCGAATTTCCTGCCGGACGGCATGCGCACGATCACCATCAGCCGCAGCTATTTCTACCGCCAGCGGCAAGGCGACTCGATCGCCTGCAGCGACTGCTGA
- a CDS encoding TadE/TadG family type IV pilus assembly protein, whose protein sequence is MTVIDQKTDKARVCAPFRFSRFRALGRSREGSAAIEFALLAIPYFLVIFAVLETFVAFAAEELVSNAVDTMSRKMRTGQITYNLGRTTDMNQAQFRQAFCDEISILIRCSTSEVATPSKLYLDVQTFSTFSAIPTTIPKLSTDKYADLNTAAFKYAPGGAGTINMVRAYYRWEITADLVRPYITTIRPSDGSMPREYLIIATAALQNEQYP, encoded by the coding sequence ATGACGGTAATTGATCAGAAGACGGATAAAGCGCGCGTCTGCGCGCCGTTCCGTTTTTCACGGTTTCGCGCTCTCGGCCGATCGCGCGAGGGTTCCGCGGCGATCGAATTCGCGTTGCTTGCCATTCCCTATTTCCTGGTGATTTTCGCAGTCCTCGAAACCTTCGTCGCCTTTGCTGCCGAGGAACTCGTCTCCAACGCCGTCGATACGATGAGCCGCAAGATGCGAACCGGGCAGATCACCTATAATCTTGGCCGCACGACCGATATGAACCAGGCGCAGTTCCGCCAGGCTTTCTGCGATGAGATCTCGATCCTGATCCGCTGCTCGACGAGCGAAGTGGCTACGCCGAGCAAGCTCTACCTGGATGTACAGACATTCAGCACCTTTTCGGCCATTCCGACGACGATTCCCAAGCTTTCGACCGACAAATATGCCGACCTCAACACGGCGGCCTTCAAATATGCGCCGGGCGGCGCAGGCACCATCAACATGGTCCGCGCCTACTATCGCTGGGAAATCACGGCGGATCTGGTCCGGCCCTATATCACGACGATACGTCCCTCCGACGGTTCGATGCCGAGGGAATATCTGATCATCGCGACCGCGGCCTTGCAGAACGAGCAGTATCCATAA
- a CDS encoding pilus assembly protein N-terminal domain-containing protein yields MSSSGKTIFFAGMIAVFGNSGVSSAADDDMLRVYMDHARVLKLDRPVSKVIVGNAKVADATVADAKTIVLTGRSFGTTNLVLLDADGNAILDERILVSIDEGNTVRVYRQTERSVLSCTPNCEQHAQQATTSTTSP; encoded by the coding sequence ATGTCATCGAGCGGCAAAACCATTTTCTTTGCCGGCATGATCGCCGTTTTCGGTAATTCGGGAGTTTCCTCGGCCGCAGACGATGACATGCTGCGCGTCTATATGGATCACGCGCGCGTATTGAAGCTCGACCGCCCCGTCAGCAAGGTCATCGTCGGCAATGCCAAGGTCGCCGATGCGACCGTCGCCGACGCCAAGACCATCGTTCTCACAGGACGCAGCTTCGGCACCACCAATCTGGTTCTACTCGATGCCGATGGCAATGCGATCCTCGACGAGCGTATTCTGGTGTCGATCGATGAGGGCAACACGGTGCGCGTATACCGGCAGACCGAACGCTCCGTACTGTCCTGCACGCCGAACTGCGAGCAGCATGCACAGCAGGCGACCACCAGCACTACCTCGCCCTGA
- a CDS encoding Flp family type IVb pilin: MTKLFSRFLKDESGATAIEYGLIAALISVALITGATALGNSISTTFNNLSTKMNTGVTASN, encoded by the coding sequence ATGACCAAGCTTTTTAGCCGTTTTCTGAAGGACGAATCCGGCGCGACCGCAATTGAATACGGCCTGATCGCTGCCCTCATTTCCGTAGCGCTGATTACCGGCGCAACGGCTCTCGGCAACAGCATCAGCACCACGTTCAACAATCTGAGCACCAAGATGAACACCGGCGTTACGGCGTCGAACTAA
- a CDS encoding prepilin peptidase: MIAAAVFVILPLCLAMAAFSDLFTMTIPNRVSLILIASFFILAPLSGLGWEMIGLHLAGAAIVFSACFALFAFNVMGGGDAKLLSATALWFGLNQSLAFLMVDVAMIGGLITLLILLVRAQSNTILAIGLPVPNSVLLAKKIPYGIAIAIGGFMAFPSSPLFLAALESLK, from the coding sequence ATGATCGCCGCTGCAGTGTTTGTGATATTGCCACTCTGCCTCGCCATGGCGGCCTTTTCCGATCTGTTCACCATGACGATTCCGAACCGCGTTTCCCTGATCCTGATTGCCTCTTTCTTCATCCTCGCGCCGCTGTCCGGCCTGGGCTGGGAGATGATCGGTTTGCATCTTGCCGGCGCGGCAATCGTCTTTAGTGCCTGCTTCGCTCTTTTTGCGTTCAATGTGATGGGCGGCGGAGACGCCAAGCTGTTGAGCGCCACCGCGCTCTGGTTTGGTCTGAATCAATCGCTCGCTTTCCTGATGGTCGACGTCGCCATGATCGGCGGTCTGATAACCTTGCTGATCCTGCTGGTGAGAGCGCAATCGAACACCATCCTTGCCATCGGCCTGCCGGTGCCGAATTCGGTCCTGCTGGCCAAGAAGATCCCCTACGGCATCGCCATCGCGATCGGCGGCTTCATGGCCTTCCCTTCTTCGCCGCTCTTCCTAGCTGCGCTGGAAAGCCTGAAATAA
- the cpaB gene encoding Flp pilus assembly protein CpaB yields the protein MKPARLIILAVAVVAAGLAGLLAMRMAGSGGVVTQVQSVIEKEPTVNVLVSGANLAVGERLSDQSVHWMAWPQGAVVPGLITEADKPDAIKDLQGAVVRLPIFEGEPIRPEKVADSSSRILSSLLPAGKRAVATEISVATGAGGFILPNDRVDVIMVRKGTEANKLITETVLSNVRVLAIDQQIQEKDDGSKAVVGTTATLELTPDQTKVLAVAQQMADRLSLALRSVADAQEQDTSAADYLLSGDNGSASIQVIKSGAIVTDASAAPKAE from the coding sequence ATGAAACCGGCCCGCCTTATAATCCTTGCTGTCGCCGTGGTGGCAGCCGGCCTCGCCGGCCTCCTGGCGATGCGCATGGCAGGCAGTGGCGGTGTCGTTACCCAGGTCCAGTCGGTCATCGAGAAGGAACCGACGGTCAACGTCCTGGTCTCGGGCGCCAATCTGGCGGTCGGCGAAAGGCTGAGCGACCAGTCCGTTCATTGGATGGCCTGGCCGCAGGGCGCCGTTGTCCCGGGCCTGATCACCGAAGCCGACAAGCCGGATGCGATCAAGGATCTGCAGGGTGCCGTCGTGCGCCTGCCGATCTTCGAAGGCGAACCGATCCGGCCGGAAAAGGTCGCCGATTCCAGCAGCCGCATCCTTTCCTCGCTGTTGCCGGCCGGCAAGCGCGCCGTCGCGACCGAGATATCGGTGGCAACAGGTGCCGGCGGCTTCATCCTGCCGAACGACCGCGTCGACGTCATCATGGTCCGCAAGGGCACCGAAGCCAACAAGCTCATCACCGAGACCGTGCTGAGCAATGTCCGCGTTCTGGCCATTGACCAGCAGATCCAGGAAAAGGACGACGGCTCGAAGGCCGTGGTCGGCACGACGGCGACGCTCGAACTCACCCCCGATCAAACGAAGGTGCTCGCTGTCGCCCAGCAGATGGCGGACCGGCTGTCGCTCGCGCTACGCTCGGTCGCCGATGCGCAGGAGCAGGACACCAGCGCAGCCGACTATCTGCTGAGCGGCGATAACGGCAGTGCGAGCATCCAGGTCATCAAATCGGGCGCCATCGTCACCGATGCCAGCGCAGCGCCGAAGGCGGAGTAA